A section of the Spirosoma pollinicola genome encodes:
- a CDS encoding TetR/AcrR family transcriptional regulator: MAIIQQSTQSRILTEAVTIFQQKGLHGARMQEIADKAGINKAMLHYYFKTKEELFQQVFQLALDLFIAKIELILTSELPLAQIVIHYVDHTLDALSANPTIPAFVLHEINRDPQRMIDVFAGNQRINLAQFAKHFPSANQAQQFFTDMVALCVYPFVAQPMLEKVLDLTPTGYLQFIQQRKKHIKDRLLNQPLNPTNS, from the coding sequence ATGGCTATCATTCAGCAATCTACTCAAAGTCGGATTTTAACCGAAGCGGTCACCATCTTTCAACAAAAAGGGCTTCATGGGGCCCGCATGCAAGAGATCGCCGACAAAGCGGGCATCAATAAAGCCATGCTGCACTATTACTTTAAAACCAAAGAGGAGCTATTCCAACAAGTTTTCCAACTAGCCCTCGACCTGTTTATCGCTAAAATTGAGCTAATCCTAACCAGTGAACTACCCCTGGCTCAGATCGTCATCCACTACGTTGACCATACCCTGGACGCGCTGTCGGCTAACCCGACAATACCCGCCTTTGTGCTGCACGAAATTAATCGAGATCCACAACGAATGATCGATGTATTTGCCGGTAACCAGCGAATCAATTTAGCCCAATTCGCAAAACATTTTCCATCCGCTAACCAAGCCCAGCAGTTTTTTACCGATATGGTCGCTTTGTGTGTCTATCCGTTCGTGGCTCAGCCCATGTTAGAAAAAGTGCTTGACCTGACCCCGACGGGGTATCTACAGTTTATTCAACAGCGTAAAAAACACATTAAAGATCGACTGTTGAACCAACCACTCAACCCAACGAACTCATGA